One genomic region from Tautonia marina encodes:
- a CDS encoding AAA family ATPase — MSAGPSTLPSFGSAEAKLFRPKEVTDFTSAGLNPALVESLVLKFLLGVGVSSGRRIADELGLPFGPFPDFLRGLKANQIVTYTDTAAANDYYFSLTDAGRSRARGYMEECAYVGTAPVPFADYLESVAAQTIATEHPKEADLRRAFSDLLISESMFQVLGPAINSGKGMFLYGYPGNGKTSIAERITRCFGTTVWIPRTILVEGQILKLFDPTNHEPIEARRGGILRKDDQDDRWIEIRRPTIVAGGELTMDALEIYFDKDNKICEAPLQMKANNGTFLIDDFGRQRMAPIELLNRWIVPLEKRYDYLRLPNGKQIQVPFDQLILFSTNLEPKDLVDEAFLRRIPYKINAADPTEDMFRKMIEIFAPKLGFETINQDAVDYLISQHYARVNRPFRCCQPRDLLLQIRNYCIYNDLPLELKPEYFDFAAGNYFTVL; from the coding sequence ATGAGTGCCGGACCCAGTACTCTCCCCTCCTTTGGCTCTGCCGAAGCCAAACTGTTTCGGCCGAAGGAGGTGACCGACTTCACCTCGGCCGGTCTGAACCCTGCGCTGGTCGAGTCGCTCGTCCTGAAGTTCTTGCTGGGTGTCGGGGTTTCGTCCGGGCGTCGCATTGCCGACGAGCTGGGATTGCCCTTCGGGCCGTTCCCCGATTTCCTCCGCGGCCTGAAGGCGAACCAGATCGTCACCTACACCGATACCGCCGCCGCCAACGATTACTACTTCTCCCTCACCGACGCCGGCCGCTCCCGCGCCCGAGGCTACATGGAAGAGTGTGCTTATGTTGGAACGGCGCCGGTTCCCTTTGCGGATTACCTCGAATCCGTCGCAGCCCAGACCATCGCCACCGAACATCCAAAAGAGGCCGACCTTCGTCGCGCCTTCTCCGACCTCTTGATCTCCGAATCGATGTTCCAGGTCCTCGGCCCCGCGATCAATTCGGGCAAGGGAATGTTCCTGTATGGTTATCCCGGCAACGGAAAAACGAGCATCGCCGAACGGATTACCCGATGTTTCGGCACGACTGTCTGGATTCCAAGAACGATCCTCGTGGAGGGCCAGATTCTCAAGCTCTTTGACCCAACCAACCATGAACCGATCGAAGCCCGACGCGGCGGGATTCTTCGAAAAGACGACCAGGACGACCGCTGGATCGAGATTCGACGCCCCACCATCGTCGCCGGTGGCGAACTGACGATGGACGCCCTCGAAATCTACTTCGACAAGGACAACAAAATCTGCGAGGCCCCCTTGCAGATGAAAGCCAATAACGGAACCTTCCTCATCGATGACTTCGGCCGACAGCGCATGGCTCCCATCGAGTTGCTCAACCGCTGGATCGTCCCCCTTGAAAAACGCTACGACTACCTTCGTCTTCCCAATGGAAAACAAATCCAGGTTCCGTTTGATCAGTTGATTTTGTTCTCAACCAACCTCGAACCCAAGGACCTCGTCGATGAAGCCTTCCTCCGCCGCATTCCCTATAAGATCAACGCCGCCGACCCAACCGAAGACATGTTCCGCAAGATGATCGAAATCTTCGCCCCCAAGCTCGGATTCGAGACGATCAACCAGGACGCCGTCGATTACCTGATCTCCCAGCACTACGCCCGCGTCAATCGTCCGTTCCGCTGCTGCCAGCCGCGCGACCTGCTGCTGCAAATTCGCAACTACTGCATTTACAACGATCTGCCTCTTGAACTCAAACCCGAATACTTCGACTTCGCCGCCGGAAACTATTTCACCGTGCTCTGA
- the hslU gene encoding ATP-dependent protease ATPase subunit HslU — translation MSDDLTPRQIVSELDRDIVGQHDAKRAVALALRNRWRRRQLDEEIRRQVTPKNILLIGPTGVGKTEIARRLAQLVGAPFVKVEATKFTEVGYYGRDVESMVRELVEASILLVKAEERQRVEAQARERAEAKLLDLLLPEVTPPSRTTWAATPTGEVDEAAERRKRTREKMKTRLAAGEMEDAEVELVIPGRAMAPVSILGAGNTEQMEMDLQGMFEKLMPKPSQTRRMAVRDARPLLIEQEAEALLDPEKINRAAVALAEESGIIFLDEIDKIAGDEGSSRGPDVSRQGVQRDLLPIVEGTTVTTKYGPVRTDFVLFVAAGAFHRSKPSDLMPELQGRFPIRVELNDLTQEDFGRILREPRASLVRQYQALLGTEGLKLDFTEDAIDAMAEIAFAVNRSTQNIGARRLHTILERVVEEISFDAPDHKGKREVIDANRVRSVLAPLTEDEDLSRYIL, via the coding sequence ATGAGCGACGACCTGACCCCTCGACAGATCGTGAGTGAGCTGGACCGCGATATCGTCGGCCAGCACGACGCCAAGCGAGCAGTGGCCCTTGCCCTCCGCAATCGTTGGCGGCGCCGACAACTGGACGAAGAAATCCGGAGGCAAGTGACCCCGAAGAACATCCTCTTGATTGGCCCGACCGGAGTGGGCAAGACGGAGATCGCCCGACGGCTGGCGCAACTGGTCGGCGCTCCGTTTGTGAAGGTGGAGGCGACGAAGTTCACCGAGGTCGGCTATTACGGTCGCGATGTGGAGAGCATGGTCCGGGAACTGGTCGAGGCGAGCATCCTCCTCGTCAAGGCCGAGGAGCGGCAGCGGGTTGAAGCGCAAGCTCGTGAGCGAGCCGAGGCGAAGTTGCTCGACCTCCTGCTTCCCGAGGTGACCCCTCCTTCCCGGACGACCTGGGCCGCGACTCCGACCGGCGAGGTGGATGAAGCCGCCGAACGCCGAAAACGAACCCGTGAAAAAATGAAAACGCGCCTCGCCGCGGGAGAGATGGAAGACGCCGAGGTTGAGCTGGTCATTCCCGGTCGAGCGATGGCCCCGGTCTCCATTCTGGGGGCGGGCAATACTGAGCAGATGGAAATGGACTTGCAGGGCATGTTCGAGAAACTCATGCCCAAGCCGAGCCAAACGCGGCGTATGGCGGTTCGAGACGCTCGACCACTTCTGATCGAGCAGGAGGCCGAAGCCTTGCTCGACCCGGAGAAGATCAACCGCGCGGCCGTGGCCCTGGCCGAGGAGTCGGGGATCATCTTCCTCGATGAGATCGACAAGATCGCAGGGGATGAAGGGTCGAGCCGAGGGCCGGACGTCTCTCGCCAGGGGGTGCAACGCGACTTGCTGCCGATCGTTGAGGGAACAACGGTGACAACCAAGTACGGCCCGGTCCGCACCGATTTTGTGCTGTTTGTCGCGGCCGGAGCGTTTCATCGCTCGAAGCCGTCGGACCTGATGCCGGAGCTGCAAGGCCGGTTCCCGATTCGGGTGGAACTGAACGACCTGACGCAAGAGGACTTCGGCCGCATTCTCCGAGAGCCGCGCGCGTCGCTCGTTCGGCAGTATCAGGCGTTGCTCGGTACCGAGGGCCTGAAACTCGATTTCACCGAGGATGCGATCGACGCGATGGCTGAGATTGCCTTTGCCGTGAACCGATCGACGCAGAATATCGGAGCAAGGCGCTTGCATACGATTTTGGAACGGGTGGTCGAGGAGATCAGCTTTGACGCTCCTGACCACAAAGGCAAGCGCGAGGTGATCGACGCAAACCGGGTGCGGTCGGTACTGGCTCCCCTGACCGAGGATGAGGACCTGAGCCGTTACATCCTCTGA
- a CDS encoding BaiN/RdsA family NAD(P)/FAD-dependent oxidoreductase encodes MTAVDYDVAVLGAGAAGLFAAVRAAERGRRVVVVEKNRRPGVKILMSGGTRCNITNARGLKDRSVVSGPIDPAFNPKEARGSRSIMEAFGPNGRFLGPALKALSVEQTVRLFEAEGVATKIEGNGKVFPVSDKAVDVLDALARRLDRSGAELRTLCPVSAVEALDDAFLVHLPDGALRARRVILSVGGQSYPGCGTTGDGYAIARSFGHTIVPPKPALVPLRIEADWVRELKGITVPDAVARVLVPRGPKLADRREAVLFAHFGLTGPAILDVSGPVARFDGPAPLMLELDFVPDTRLEVLDAQLQASARSGRRLVSNLLPEELPRRLTTALMRACAVPEDRVGPELSRDERRRLLAGFKSLRLPIAGTLGFAKAEVTSGGVALDEVDPATLESRLQPGFHLIGEVLDLDGRIGGYNFQAAWSSGWLAGDSV; translated from the coding sequence GTGACCGCTGTTGACTACGATGTTGCCGTCCTTGGCGCAGGTGCCGCTGGCCTCTTCGCCGCCGTTCGGGCCGCCGAACGAGGTCGCCGGGTCGTGGTGGTTGAGAAGAACCGCCGCCCAGGCGTCAAGATCCTCATGTCCGGGGGCACCCGTTGCAACATCACCAACGCCCGCGGTCTGAAGGATCGTTCGGTCGTTTCCGGTCCCATCGACCCCGCCTTCAACCCGAAAGAAGCCCGAGGCTCTCGGAGCATCATGGAGGCCTTCGGCCCGAACGGCCGATTTCTCGGACCGGCTTTGAAGGCTCTGAGCGTCGAGCAAACCGTCCGGCTGTTCGAAGCCGAGGGTGTCGCAACCAAGATCGAAGGCAACGGCAAGGTCTTCCCCGTCTCCGATAAGGCGGTCGATGTGCTCGATGCCCTGGCCCGACGCCTCGATCGCAGTGGCGCGGAACTTCGTACCCTTTGCCCGGTCAGCGCGGTCGAGGCTCTGGACGATGCCTTCCTGGTCCATCTGCCCGATGGCGCTCTCCGGGCGCGCCGAGTGATCCTCTCCGTGGGGGGCCAGTCCTATCCCGGTTGCGGCACGACGGGCGACGGCTACGCAATCGCCCGCTCATTCGGCCATACGATCGTTCCCCCGAAACCGGCCCTGGTGCCGCTGCGGATCGAGGCCGATTGGGTCCGCGAGTTGAAAGGAATCACCGTTCCTGATGCGGTCGCCCGCGTCCTCGTCCCTAGAGGCCCGAAGCTGGCCGACCGTCGCGAGGCGGTTCTCTTTGCCCACTTCGGCCTCACCGGCCCGGCCATCCTCGATGTCAGTGGCCCCGTCGCCCGCTTCGACGGACCAGCCCCCTTAATGCTCGAACTCGATTTCGTCCCTGACACCCGCCTTGAAGTCCTCGATGCCCAGCTTCAGGCGTCTGCTCGATCCGGTCGGCGCCTCGTCTCGAACCTGCTCCCGGAGGAGCTTCCCCGGCGTCTGACGACCGCCCTGATGCGTGCCTGCGCCGTGCCCGAGGACCGGGTCGGCCCCGAACTTTCCCGAGACGAACGCCGCCGCCTTCTTGCTGGCTTCAAATCCCTCCGGCTCCCGATCGCCGGGACCCTCGGCTTTGCCAAGGCCGAGGTCACCAGCGGAGGCGTTGCGCTCGACGAGGTCGATCCTGCCACGCTCGAAAGCCGACTCCAGCCGGGCTTCCATTTGATCGGAGAGGTCCTCGATCTCGACGGTCGGATCGGCGGCTACAACTTCCAGGCCGCCTGGAGTAGCGGCTGGCTTGCGGGAGATTCCGTTTGA